The sequence below is a genomic window from Rhinopithecus roxellana isolate Shanxi Qingling chromosome 19, ASM756505v1, whole genome shotgun sequence.
TATGACTAGATCTCCCCATTCCCTGCCAGCCTGGCAGTGACTTTTCCACATGTCTTTCTAGCACGGTTTAGGAAATTGGTCccggccggacgtggtggctcaagcctgtaatccctgcactttgggaggccgagacgggcggatcacgagttcaggagatcgagaccttcctggctaacatggtgaaaccctgtctctactaaaaaatacaaaaaatcagcagggcgaggtggcgggcgcctgtagtcccagtcacttaggaggctgaggcaggagaatggcgtaaacccgggaggcagaggttgcagtgagctgagatccggccactgcactccagcccaggtgacagagcaagactccgttttaaaaaaaaaaaaagaaagaaagaaattggtcCCTGTCTCATGGGACCTGTCCAACTTCCCCTGCTTTCCTGTCCTCTGGATAACTTCCTCCCCAGGAACCCCCTTCTCTCTCGGCTCCCACTCAGCCGCCTTCAGCACTTGCAAAGTGAGTTCATGACCTGTGTCCTCACTGCTCTCAGGGAAGCCTTCAGCCCTAAGAGCTGCCTCCCCACTGCTCAATCACCCCCTCCCCAAAACAGGCCCCCTTTTAAAATCCAGCCCTCACCCTTGCCTCCCAGAGCAGCCCAGAGGTTGATACTCACACCACAGCTGGCTGGGAGCAGAGGCTGCTGGTCTCGTAGTAATCTACCACAAAGTTGCGAGGAAGCTTCCTCATGGTGTAAGAAAAGCAGCAGGCGGTGGGAGGGTCTGAGCCCACTGAAAGGAAAGGCCAGGGTGAGATCAACACTGCACATGGGAGCTGTTTGTTTTGGCTTCTAATTTTGCGTCTTCATTGAGCATCCCTGTGGAGTTACCAGAACCCCAAAGAAGGTCCCTTGTATCCATTCCCACCTAACCTGAGCAGGACTCTTATTCTGAATAGTGGATCTTCagagaagaacaagaaagaaatctAGAAGGGTGGAACTGGATTCAGTCTCAGAACACATCGCACCCCCTTCAtgtgacagatggggaaaccaaggcacagagagggacAGGGCTTGCTTGAACAAGTAATTAGAGGCAGAGCCAATTCAACAGTCTGACTTCCAGCCCATCCTTTTCCTCTGCTGGTTGCTAATTCTTAAGAAAATAGGAAGTTGAATGTTATTGAATATCTACTAGACTCTACATTTAGCAGCAGACTTCGCGGCAATCTTCCTAGCTGCCTTTTGTCCCATCCCCAGATCCCACAGCTAGAATAAAAGACTCTGCCTACACCTTGGCTCTGGAAATAGCAGCTGCGAAAGTAGACTTACTTGGTGCTGAGAGTGCTGGAGAGCAGAAGGCAGCTACTAGCACGAGGAGAGACAGGACAGTCACGCACAGCTTCATGGTGTTGGTGGAAGAGAGGTTTTCTCAGAGGTGAGGCTACAGAACTCAGAAGCTTCGGAACCCAGCTGTGTCCTGTGCTGATACTGAGTTGGGAATCTCTCTTTATAAGGACTGTGAGGCCTGGGACAAATGTGGGGGCTCAGGAGAGTGAGTGGAATTTCCATGGTAGAGATGATGTCATGGCTCCTGAAGCTAGCTGAGTGAGGAGTTCCTCTCAGCTTCTCTTCCCCAGGGCGATGTCATCATAGAGCAAAGATGAGGGAGGTTCAGGCGAGAATAAAAGGGAAGTGGTACAACCAAAGGCAGCGACCGAGACTGGGGAGAGAGCTGCAACCCCCAGAGGAAAGATGAAATGTTCACACCTGCTACAAGTGGCTTGTAGACAAGAACTGTGCTGCTCTTGGTGGTTGGCACCCCCAGATACTGGAGGGTTCATGTCAGTCTTTCCAGGATGGCCACAAGCCTGGCCCCCAGGACAAAGGGGGAGCCAGGACTCCCCCATCCCCTTCCTGTGCCTTCTTCTGCTGAGCTGAGTGCCACTGACTTTTGTGCCCCATATGTTTCCTTGGGCATGAAGAGTCCAGCATTGGATGTGCAGAGGAACCCAGGAGGGTGACTCAGGAACATTTGTAACTTCTTATTGGACAATTACCTTGTATCAGGCACTGGGAAAGCTGTCTTACACATATTATATCTAATCCTACCATAACCCTGAGCAGGGGTGTGTAATCTCATTTGACAGATAAGACAATTGAGGATTCGAGAGTTGTCCATTGATGTGCTCACTGCCACAGAGCTGATGAATGGCACTGCCAAGATTTGAATCAAGATtcatctgactccaaagtccactTTCTTTCCATGCTGTAGTCTCCAGAATGAACATAGAGTGTGATCACAAAGAGAAACCGTTGACTGATAGACTGCTAGGAGCTATTCCACACTCAGAGACCAATTGTATTCGGACTTAATTCAGGAAAGGGATAGAGCCAGTCTGTCCTAGAACAAGGAGGGAACggaggagaaataaagatttcagGATATTTTCTTGGACCAACAAAAGAACAGGACAAATAAACCAGTAAGAATCAAGTTTGGAAGACCCAGACAGAGAA
It includes:
- the LOC115894914 gene encoding C-C motif chemokine 4-like, translated to MKLCVTVLSLLVLVAAFCSPALSAPMGSDPPTACCFSYTMRKLPRNFVVDYYETSSLCSQPAVVFQTKRGKQVCADPSETWVQEYVYDLELN